One Sphaerisporangium krabiense DNA segment encodes these proteins:
- a CDS encoding DinB family protein produces the protein MTISAQVERVEGVVVDGERADLLAMLGKQRHFLRFTTRGLSDEEAGRRTTVSELCLGGLIKHVTVAERNWADFMVNGPAAMGDFTAMTEEDWARRADEFRMLPGETLAGILEDYAEVARRTDELVATLPDLNVAHPLPKAPWNTEETWTARRALLHIIAETAQHAGHADILRESLDGAKSMG, from the coding sequence ATGACCATCAGTGCGCAGGTGGAGCGGGTGGAGGGTGTCGTGGTCGATGGGGAGCGGGCCGATCTGTTGGCCATGCTGGGGAAGCAGCGGCATTTTCTGCGGTTCACGACGCGGGGGCTCAGTGATGAGGAGGCCGGGCGGCGGACCACTGTCAGTGAGTTGTGCCTTGGGGGACTGATCAAGCATGTGACGGTCGCCGAGCGGAACTGGGCCGACTTCATGGTGAACGGGCCGGCGGCGATGGGGGACTTCACGGCCATGACCGAGGAGGACTGGGCGCGGCGCGCGGACGAGTTCCGGATGCTGCCGGGGGAGACGCTCGCCGGAATCCTGGAGGACTACGCCGAGGTCGCGCGCCGGACCGACGAGCTGGTCGCCACGCTCCCGGACCTGAACGTCGCGCACCCGCTGCCCAAGGCCCCCTGGAACACGGAAGAGACGTGGACGGCCCGCCGGGCGCTCCTGCACATCATCGCCGAGACCGCCCAGCACGCCGGTCACGCCGACATCCTCCGCGAGTCCCTGGACGGCGCCAAGTCCATGGGCTGA
- a CDS encoding GNAT family N-acetyltransferase has product MGNSELTIRAGKSDDIEAVLRFWVEAAEGTDRHDDPDKVVQLVERDPEALLVAELEGRMVGTLIAGWDGWRAHLYRLAVAPGHRRMGIGSRLIAAAEARFRTFGAFRADAMVLDDNTLAHHAWSASGYARQPQWGRWVKPLD; this is encoded by the coding sequence GTGGGGAATTCCGAACTGACCATACGCGCCGGAAAGTCGGACGACATCGAGGCGGTGCTCCGCTTCTGGGTCGAGGCCGCCGAGGGAACCGATCGGCACGACGACCCGGACAAGGTCGTCCAGCTCGTCGAGCGCGATCCCGAGGCGTTGCTCGTCGCCGAGCTGGAGGGGCGGATGGTCGGCACCCTCATCGCCGGATGGGACGGCTGGCGCGCCCATCTCTACCGGCTCGCCGTGGCCCCCGGGCATCGGCGCATGGGCATCGGCTCGCGGCTCATCGCGGCGGCAGAGGCGCGGTTCAGGACATTCGGCGCATTCCGCGCCGACGCCATGGTCCTCGACGACAACACCCTCGCCCACCACGCCTGGTCGGCGTCCGGCTATGCCCGCCAGCCCCAGTGGGGCCGCTGGGTGAAGCCCCTGGACTGA
- a CDS encoding flavin monoamine oxidase family protein, with amino-acid sequence MGLLPVPEAYAGRPDLARRGGGRGVRVAVIGAGISGMVAALELSAAHYEVRVFEAQERVGGRIRTYRGGDTVVENDSAQRVDWDRDPNLYFNAGPARIPHHHEAILGYCRDFGVPLQVFVNDNRNAYFHDGDAFGGRPQRARRVINDTRGAVAELAARALRQDLDGEMSEEDLARVRDFLRNFGALDEGYRYRGSWSSGYAEPPGGPTPGRLLEPLDLVEISKGTWLPWFAIFAERYDQQATVMEPTGGMDAVAHAFYQRTRQFITLNAQVTRLQRLGSGARVTWRDRVTRRVRAWEADHVIVTVPLPVVGAIDNDFSPKVKAAVEAGGRLYIPAVKIAFQSERRWWEQDHHIYGGISWTGRDITQMWYPSHGIHDRKGILVGSYIWTTEIGNSFAAMTPARRAAAAIADGEHLFPGYRDLVRRPVSIAWSNVPFQGGAWAEWGGDPDARRDVYPVLLPPDGPYWFAGEHMSHINGWQEGSIRATHHVLQAIQARTAATRAEPHTD; translated from the coding sequence ATGGGGCTGCTGCCCGTGCCGGAGGCCTACGCCGGCCGGCCGGACCTCGCCCGGCGTGGTGGCGGGCGAGGCGTCAGGGTCGCGGTGATCGGCGCCGGCATCTCCGGCATGGTCGCCGCGCTCGAACTCTCGGCCGCCCATTACGAGGTGCGGGTCTTCGAGGCGCAGGAGCGCGTCGGCGGCCGGATCAGGACCTACCGCGGCGGCGACACCGTCGTCGAGAACGATTCGGCCCAGCGTGTCGACTGGGACCGCGATCCGAACCTCTACTTCAACGCCGGGCCCGCGCGGATACCGCACCATCATGAGGCGATTCTCGGATACTGCCGCGACTTCGGAGTTCCTCTGCAGGTATTCGTCAACGACAACCGCAACGCCTATTTCCACGACGGCGACGCGTTCGGCGGACGACCGCAGCGCGCGCGCCGCGTGATCAACGATACGCGCGGGGCGGTCGCGGAACTCGCGGCGCGCGCCCTCCGGCAGGATCTGGACGGCGAGATGTCGGAGGAAGACCTCGCCCGGGTGCGTGACTTCCTCCGGAACTTCGGCGCGCTCGACGAGGGGTACCGGTACCGCGGGTCGTGGAGTTCCGGGTACGCGGAGCCACCGGGAGGGCCCACGCCGGGCCGCCTGCTGGAGCCGCTCGACCTCGTCGAGATCTCCAAGGGCACGTGGCTGCCCTGGTTCGCCATCTTCGCCGAGCGGTACGACCAGCAGGCCACCGTCATGGAGCCGACCGGGGGCATGGACGCCGTCGCGCATGCCTTCTACCAGCGGACCCGGCAGTTCATCACGCTCAACGCGCAGGTGACGAGACTCCAGCGGCTGGGATCCGGCGCCCGCGTCACCTGGCGCGACCGTGTCACGCGACGCGTGCGGGCGTGGGAGGCCGATCACGTGATCGTGACGGTTCCCCTGCCGGTCGTCGGCGCCATCGACAACGACTTCTCGCCCAAGGTGAAAGCGGCCGTGGAAGCGGGCGGCCGGCTCTACATCCCCGCCGTCAAGATCGCCTTCCAGTCGGAACGACGGTGGTGGGAGCAGGACCATCACATCTACGGCGGCATCTCGTGGACCGGCCGGGACATCACGCAGATGTGGTACCCGAGCCACGGCATCCACGACCGCAAAGGCATCCTTGTCGGCTCCTACATCTGGACGACCGAGATCGGGAACTCCTTCGCGGCGATGACGCCCGCGCGGCGCGCCGCCGCGGCGATCGCCGACGGCGAGCACCTGTTCCCCGGCTACCGCGATCTGGTCCGGCGGCCCGTCTCCATCGCGTGGTCCAACGTGCCGTTCCAAGGGGGAGCGTGGGCCGAGTGGGGCGGCGACCCGGACGCGCGCCGCGACGTCTACCCCGTGCTCCTGCCGCCGGACGGGCCGTACTGGTTCGCGGGCGAGCACATGAGCCACATCAACGGCTGGCAGGAAGGCTCCATCCGCGCGACCCACCACGTACTCCAGGCCATCCAGGCCCGCACCGCCGCCACCCGAGCCGAGCCCCACACCGACTAG
- a CDS encoding aspartate/glutamate racemase family protein, whose product MTLTADRDDAQVSGPRLVGVLGGMGPAATVDFYGKLVEETAATCDQGHVPVVIWGDPRVPDRSLNLLGRGEDPTPYLRRGIEALKRAGCEVLAVPCNTAHAFVPRLADEAGLALVSIIEVTADALAADGVRTAGVLATTGTLRAGLYAEALRRRGLTVIEPDEPAQRQVTAAIAAVKSGGAEPSHREALARVAHSLADRGAERIVMACTEIVLALDVSVVPVPALDPARLLARRVADLALGAA is encoded by the coding sequence ATGACCCTGACGGCCGACCGTGACGATGCCCAGGTGAGCGGGCCGCGACTGGTCGGCGTCCTGGGCGGCATGGGACCGGCGGCCACCGTCGACTTCTACGGCAAGCTCGTGGAGGAGACCGCCGCCACCTGCGACCAGGGCCATGTTCCCGTCGTCATCTGGGGCGACCCCCGAGTGCCCGACCGCTCCCTGAACCTGCTCGGGCGCGGCGAGGATCCGACCCCGTACCTGCGGCGCGGCATCGAGGCGCTCAAGCGGGCGGGATGCGAGGTGCTCGCCGTGCCGTGCAACACCGCCCACGCCTTCGTCCCCCGCCTGGCCGACGAGGCCGGGCTGGCGCTGGTGAGCATCATCGAGGTCACGGCCGACGCCCTCGCCGCCGACGGCGTCCGGACGGCCGGCGTGCTGGCCACCACCGGCACCCTGCGCGCGGGCCTGTACGCCGAGGCTCTGCGGCGGCGCGGCCTGACGGTGATCGAGCCGGACGAGCCCGCCCAGCGGCAGGTCACGGCCGCCATCGCCGCCGTCAAGAGCGGCGGCGCCGAGCCGTCCCACAGGGAGGCCCTGGCGCGGGTCGCCCATTCCCTCGCGGACCGGGGCGCCGAGCGGATCGTCATGGCCTGCACGGAGATCGTGCTGGCCCTGGACGTCTCCGTGGTCCCCGTCCCGGCCCTCGACCCGGCCCGCCTGCTGGCCCGCCGGGTCGCCGACCTGGCGCTCGGCGCGGCATGA
- a CDS encoding Lrp/AsnC family transcriptional regulator → MQESDIEPQRLLSETDLELIDALQINPRASWTEVGAAIGADPVTAARRWQRLHGHGEAWTTVALGPRQTHAMSMTFLEIDCEPGAAVEVADALAGEGHLITVQHVASGHDLFAIAVAASLPALAHYLLTDLPKVPGVAKVRTHVATRVFETSCRWRLRVLPARSADALARRHAAPVGTRRMDEIDRRLFRALGTDGRAGYSKLAGAVGTSERTVQRRLSRLVATGDIDFRCDLARAHAGWHSSAVLWLRMPDGLLEETGRALLGWPETRTCAALAGARNMLLTVGLHGVSDLHALVVRLEERFPHVSVADRQIVLRQTKLYGRLLDHFGRCTGVVPVDPWSLPGP, encoded by the coding sequence GTGCAGGAATCCGACATCGAGCCTCAGCGGTTGCTGTCGGAGACCGATCTCGAACTCATCGACGCCCTCCAGATCAACCCGCGAGCGAGCTGGACCGAGGTCGGAGCGGCGATCGGCGCGGACCCGGTGACGGCGGCGCGGCGATGGCAGCGCCTGCACGGCCACGGGGAGGCATGGACCACCGTCGCCCTCGGGCCGCGCCAGACCCACGCGATGAGCATGACGTTCCTGGAGATCGACTGCGAGCCGGGCGCCGCGGTCGAGGTCGCCGACGCCCTGGCCGGGGAGGGACACCTCATCACCGTCCAGCACGTCGCCTCCGGTCACGACCTGTTCGCGATCGCCGTCGCCGCCTCACTGCCCGCCCTGGCGCACTACCTGCTCACGGACCTGCCGAAGGTGCCCGGCGTGGCGAAGGTGCGCACCCATGTCGCCACCCGCGTCTTCGAGACCTCGTGCCGGTGGCGGCTGCGTGTGCTCCCGGCCCGGTCCGCCGACGCGCTGGCCAGGCGGCACGCGGCGCCGGTGGGCACCCGGCGGATGGACGAGATCGACAGGCGGCTGTTCAGGGCCCTCGGCACGGACGGCCGCGCCGGCTACTCCAAACTCGCCGGAGCCGTCGGCACGTCCGAGCGCACGGTGCAACGCAGGTTGTCGCGCCTGGTCGCGACCGGCGACATCGATTTCCGGTGCGACCTGGCGCGCGCGCACGCGGGCTGGCACTCGTCGGCGGTGCTGTGGCTCCGGATGCCGGACGGGCTGCTGGAGGAGACGGGCAGAGCGCTGCTCGGCTGGCCGGAGACCCGCACGTGCGCGGCGCTCGCGGGGGCGCGCAACATGCTGCTCACCGTCGGCCTGCACGGGGTGTCCGACCTGCACGCACTGGTCGTGCGTCTCGAGGAGCGGTTCCCGCACGTCAGCGTCGCCGACCGGCAGATCGTGCTGCGGCAGACGAAGCTCTACGGGCGTCTGCTCGACCACTTCGGCCGCTGCACCGGCGTCGTCCCGGTGGACCCATGGAGCCTGCCGGGCCCCTGA
- a CDS encoding amidase produces MSIPLPASAASAASAASAAEREAAVAASAEAIRLHRAHNILIESGAERVVDRLARRDRPAPATPPELWAWTFVVKDMIDVAGLRTTRGSVLYGSEEAVTTAPCVEVLERAGALLVGKANQHEFAWGVTSQNPHWGDVGNPRHAHLTSGGSSGGTAAAIAAGIARFGLGTDTGGSVRIPAACCGVVGLRPRAGAVPGEGVAPLAPMFDVVGPMAGSVADCARVWRVLTGEAAAPPRSLSGLVVGVADGCAQAGRFADLGAEVREITLPREILAPYWTIMGAQARRTHEATYPRNAAAYSEGVRRKLDGAAGIGHREYRGAVDELSALRAGFMADMSGVDLVIAPTLGGPAPRVGCDEAAIRGEVGRITATVSALGLPALAIGDLQIVGRGETDVLRAGLCWEAAGEAIPAPR; encoded by the coding sequence GTGTCGATCCCGTTGCCTGCGTCCGCCGCGTCGGCCGCGTCCGCGGCGTCGGCCGCCGAGCGGGAGGCGGCGGTCGCCGCGTCCGCCGAGGCCATCCGGCTCCACCGTGCGCACAACATCCTCATCGAGTCCGGCGCCGAGCGGGTCGTCGACCGGCTCGCCCGCCGCGACCGGCCGGCGCCCGCCACGCCGCCCGAGCTGTGGGCCTGGACGTTCGTGGTCAAGGACATGATCGACGTCGCCGGCCTGCGCACGACCCGCGGCTCGGTCCTGTACGGGAGCGAGGAGGCGGTCACCACCGCGCCGTGCGTCGAGGTGCTGGAGCGCGCCGGGGCGCTGCTGGTCGGCAAGGCGAACCAGCACGAGTTCGCCTGGGGCGTCACCAGCCAGAACCCGCACTGGGGGGACGTGGGCAACCCGCGCCACGCGCACCTGACCTCCGGCGGGTCGAGCGGCGGCACGGCGGCGGCGATCGCGGCGGGAATCGCCCGGTTCGGGCTCGGCACCGACACCGGCGGCTCGGTGCGGATCCCGGCGGCCTGCTGCGGCGTGGTGGGGCTGCGCCCCCGGGCCGGGGCCGTGCCCGGCGAGGGCGTCGCGCCGCTCGCGCCGATGTTCGACGTGGTCGGGCCGATGGCCGGATCGGTCGCCGACTGCGCGCGCGTGTGGCGGGTGCTCACCGGGGAGGCCGCCGCGCCGCCGCGCTCGCTGTCGGGGCTGGTCGTCGGCGTCGCCGACGGGTGCGCGCAGGCCGGGCGGTTCGCGGACCTGGGCGCCGAGGTCCGCGAGATCACCCTGCCGCGGGAGATCCTCGCTCCGTATTGGACGATCATGGGCGCGCAGGCGCGGCGCACCCACGAGGCCACGTACCCGAGGAACGCCGCGGCCTACAGCGAAGGCGTGCGGCGGAAGCTGGACGGCGCCGCCGGGATCGGGCACCGGGAGTACCGCGGGGCCGTGGACGAGCTTTCCGCGCTACGGGCCGGGTTCATGGCTGACATGTCCGGCGTCGACCTTGTGATCGCGCCGACGCTCGGCGGCCCCGCGCCTCGGGTCGGGTGCGACGAGGCCGCGATCCGCGGCGAGGTCGGCCGGATCACCGCCACCGTGTCCGCGCTCGGCCTGCCCGCCCTCGCCATCGGGGACCTGCAGATCGTGGGGCGCGGAGAGACCGACGTGCTGCGCGCGGGCCTGTGCTGGGAGGCCGCCGGAGAGGCGATCCCGGCGCCGCGCTGA
- a CDS encoding LysR family transcriptional regulator encodes MLKPEHLRTLLEVVQLGSFAAAANRLGYTSSAVSQQMAALERATGVKLFERSAHSVLPTNAAEVLAGQAKVVLMDMERMVATVQAVHRNSGRRIHIGIFPSFAGVLTDVLRGMEPEERAGVRVSVAECSQLIPRLGAGGEMDAAIVYQVANSGLSWPSALSRRWIAEDRYKVVLPRAWRHLEPYRVEQLVDLPWIMHHPASGDASFFDGVFARWGLNPRVVCHSDDFKITMDMIGAGMGAALVPDLALRGHGPDVVVADVPWLNTSRSIFSLVRPDRETIRLRSLLDALTV; translated from the coding sequence ATGCTGAAGCCAGAACACCTACGCACACTGCTGGAGGTGGTTCAGCTCGGATCTTTCGCCGCCGCGGCCAATCGGCTCGGGTACACCTCCTCGGCCGTCTCCCAGCAGATGGCCGCGCTGGAGCGGGCGACGGGCGTGAAGCTGTTCGAGCGCTCCGCCCACAGCGTGCTGCCGACCAACGCCGCCGAGGTGCTGGCCGGGCAGGCGAAGGTCGTGCTCATGGACATGGAGCGCATGGTCGCCACCGTCCAGGCCGTGCACAGGAACAGCGGGCGGCGGATCCACATCGGCATCTTCCCCAGCTTCGCCGGCGTGCTGACCGACGTCCTGCGGGGGATGGAACCCGAGGAACGCGCCGGCGTCAGGGTCTCCGTCGCGGAGTGCTCCCAGCTCATTCCCCGCCTCGGCGCCGGCGGCGAGATGGACGCGGCGATCGTCTACCAGGTGGCGAACTCCGGCCTGTCGTGGCCCTCGGCGCTGAGCCGGCGCTGGATCGCCGAGGACCGCTACAAGGTCGTCCTGCCGCGTGCGTGGCGCCACCTGGAGCCCTACCGGGTCGAGCAGCTCGTCGACCTGCCGTGGATCATGCACCACCCGGCCAGCGGCGACGCCTCCTTCTTCGACGGCGTGTTCGCCCGCTGGGGCCTGAATCCCCGGGTGGTCTGCCACTCCGACGACTTCAAGATCACCATGGACATGATCGGGGCGGGGATGGGGGCGGCGCTCGTCCCCGACCTCGCGCTGCGCGGGCACGGCCCGGACGTCGTGGTCGCCGACGTGCCGTGGCTGAACACCAGCCGCAGCATCTTCAGCCTCGTGCGCCCCGACCGTGAGACCATCCGCCTGCGGTCGCTGCTGGACGCGCTGACGGTGTGA
- a CDS encoding amidohydrolase → MSMRVYRNAAIRTGHRGTPLAQAMAVEGERLLAVGTEAEVREAAGPGAELIDLEGAAVLPGLYDAHIHTAQYAQSLDAVDLRDVRSLDDALARVAAHAARLRPGAWLFGGRWNSNTWDPPAQPDRYALDSVCPDLPVALPSVDGHTVWANSAALRLVGIDASTPDPVGGEIVRDASGEPTGILRESASYPLRERMVSADLRDQLRAAQEELLALGLTSVHDIDGEDCRAAYLALREAGELKLRVHKAIPAIHLEAAIAEGRRTGQGDDWFRTGPVKIFSDGALGSHTCHMSEPFAGEQSNAGIAVTPYEDLVELFAKAADAGIAVATHAIGDQANHLVIDAYEAIGRREGLRHRIEHAQHLRPADLARMARLGIVASMQPVHCTSDIDLVDSLLAGHDLASYAWRGMLNVGVALAFGSDAPVEHPNPFPALYAAVTRTRTDGTPAGGWQPEERLSMGEALTAHTLGAAYAAGEDDHKGVLAPGKLADFVAVDTDPFVESPDAVLRTKVMTTVVGGEVRWQRI, encoded by the coding sequence ATGAGCATGCGTGTTTACCGCAACGCCGCCATCCGCACCGGACATCGCGGCACCCCGTTGGCCCAGGCCATGGCCGTGGAAGGCGAACGGTTGCTGGCGGTCGGCACGGAGGCCGAGGTGCGTGAGGCCGCCGGCCCGGGGGCGGAGCTGATCGACCTCGAGGGCGCCGCGGTGCTCCCCGGTCTCTACGACGCCCACATCCACACGGCGCAGTACGCCCAGAGCCTGGACGCGGTGGACCTGCGCGACGTGCGCTCCCTGGACGACGCCCTCGCCCGGGTGGCCGCGCACGCGGCCCGGCTGCGGCCGGGCGCCTGGCTGTTCGGCGGCCGGTGGAACAGCAACACCTGGGATCCGCCCGCGCAGCCGGACCGGTACGCGCTGGACTCGGTCTGCCCGGACCTGCCGGTCGCGCTGCCCAGCGTGGACGGCCACACGGTGTGGGCCAACTCCGCGGCCCTGCGGCTGGTCGGCATCGACGCCTCGACCCCGGACCCGGTGGGCGGCGAGATCGTCAGGGACGCGAGCGGGGAACCCACGGGAATCCTGCGCGAGTCGGCCTCCTACCCGCTGCGCGAGCGCATGGTCTCCGCCGACCTGCGCGACCAGCTCCGCGCCGCGCAGGAGGAACTGCTCGCGCTCGGCCTGACCAGCGTGCACGACATCGACGGCGAGGACTGCCGCGCCGCCTACCTGGCGCTGCGGGAGGCCGGCGAGCTGAAGCTGCGCGTGCACAAGGCCATCCCGGCGATCCACCTGGAGGCGGCCATCGCCGAGGGCCGCCGCACCGGGCAGGGCGACGACTGGTTCCGCACCGGACCCGTGAAGATCTTCAGTGACGGCGCGCTGGGCTCGCACACCTGCCACATGAGCGAACCCTTCGCCGGAGAGCAGAGCAACGCGGGCATCGCCGTCACCCCGTACGAGGACCTGGTCGAGCTGTTCGCCAAGGCCGCGGACGCGGGGATCGCGGTGGCCACGCACGCGATCGGCGACCAGGCCAACCACCTGGTCATCGACGCCTACGAGGCCATCGGCCGCAGGGAAGGACTGCGGCACCGCATCGAGCACGCCCAGCACCTGCGGCCCGCCGACCTGGCGCGGATGGCCAGGCTCGGCATCGTCGCCTCGATGCAGCCCGTGCACTGCACCAGCGACATCGACCTCGTCGACTCCCTGCTGGCGGGCCACGACCTGGCCTCCTACGCCTGGCGCGGAATGCTGAACGTCGGCGTCGCGCTGGCCTTCGGCTCCGACGCCCCCGTCGAGCACCCGAACCCCTTCCCCGCGCTGTACGCGGCCGTCACCCGTACCCGCACCGACGGCACGCCGGCGGGTGGCTGGCAACCCGAGGAGCGGCTGAGCATGGGCGAAGCCCTCACCGCGCACACCCTCGGCGCCGCCTACGCCGCGGGCGAGGACGACCACAAGGGGGTCCTCGCGCCCGGCAAGCTCGCCGACTTCGTCGCGGTGGACACCGACCCCTTCGTGGAGTCGCCGGACGCGGTGCTGCGCACCAAGGTCATGACCACCGTCGTCGGCGGCGAAGTCCGCTGGCAGCGAATCTGA
- a CDS encoding ABC transporter substrate-binding protein, producing the protein MNTRILTTLAAGALLAATAACGGQSLDDDNATAGTGSAAPAEVVLDQAPAEEKAADVINAITPDKDLAAKAAPSLKSGVLKVVSSMGYPPMELFASDGTTAIGFDPALARAIARKLGVKVTITDEEFNSQIPGVLTGRYDFVISSMTDTPERQGQVTFVDYVQAGAGMLVKSGNPAGIAGPKDLCGKTVSVVDNGSSMELAEGYAADCEKSGGKSVNVLKFPGDQEALLQVTGGRAQASITDFVVAASKAADPKLAVDAVPLDGTESPWGIGMKPDNKVLIDSVKGALDSLIQSGEYAKLLKAWNLEKLAVQSAVVNGGK; encoded by the coding sequence TTGAACACCCGGATCCTCACCACGCTCGCCGCCGGCGCGCTCCTGGCCGCCACCGCCGCCTGCGGCGGCCAGTCCCTGGACGACGACAACGCCACCGCCGGGACCGGCTCGGCCGCGCCGGCGGAGGTCGTCCTCGACCAGGCTCCCGCCGAGGAGAAGGCGGCCGACGTCATCAACGCCATCACCCCGGACAAGGACCTCGCGGCCAAGGCGGCGCCGAGCCTGAAGTCCGGCGTCCTCAAGGTCGTCTCCTCCATGGGGTACCCGCCGATGGAGCTGTTCGCCAGCGACGGCACGACGGCGATCGGCTTCGACCCGGCCCTGGCCAGGGCCATCGCCAGGAAGCTCGGCGTCAAGGTCACCATCACCGACGAGGAGTTCAACTCCCAGATCCCCGGTGTGCTCACCGGCCGCTACGACTTCGTCATCTCCTCCATGACCGACACCCCCGAGCGCCAGGGCCAGGTCACCTTCGTCGACTACGTGCAGGCCGGCGCGGGAATGCTGGTCAAGTCGGGCAACCCGGCCGGCATCGCCGGGCCGAAGGACCTGTGCGGCAAGACGGTCTCCGTCGTCGACAACGGCTCCTCGATGGAACTGGCCGAGGGCTACGCCGCCGACTGCGAGAAGAGCGGCGGCAAGAGCGTCAACGTGCTGAAGTTCCCCGGTGACCAGGAGGCGCTGCTCCAGGTCACCGGCGGCCGCGCGCAGGCGAGCATCACCGACTTCGTGGTGGCCGCGAGCAAGGCCGCCGACCCCAAGCTCGCGGTCGACGCCGTCCCGCTGGACGGCACCGAGAGCCCGTGGGGAATCGGGATGAAGCCCGACAACAAGGTGCTGATCGACTCCGTGAAGGGCGCGCTCGACTCGCTCATCCAGAGCGGCGAGTACGCCAAGCTGCTCAAGGCCTGGAACCTGGAGAAGCTGGCCGTCCAGTCCGCCGTGGTCAACGGCGGTAAGTGA
- a CDS encoding amino acid ABC transporter permease (The N-terminal region of this protein, as described by TIGR01726, is a three transmembrane segment that identifies a subfamily of ABC transporter permease subunits, which specificities that include histidine, arginine, glutamine, glutamate, L-cystine (sic), the opines (in Agrobacterium) octopine and nopaline, etc.), protein MRTEPITGASGTPVPVVRTWHWGRWLAGAVALAVVGWLVYLLVVNPHLNWGKVAEYLFNGRILDGVWVTIEISVLATVLGLVLGVLIAIMRLSHNPVLSKLATFYIWFFRGTPVLVQLIFWYNLAFLFPELVLKIPFTSIGLKWDTNEVMTGFTSAMLGLGLNLAAYFAETVRAGIQAVDHGQTEAAYALGMTPAKRMRVIVLPQALRIIIPPTGNEFISMLKTTSLVYVVAGHDLMTNASQIYKANNLIMELLIVASLWYMLMTAVATFLQSRLERRFGAEAVRLVRGGGLAARFMPKVAA, encoded by the coding sequence GTGCGCACCGAACCGATCACCGGCGCGTCGGGGACGCCCGTCCCCGTCGTACGCACCTGGCACTGGGGCCGCTGGCTGGCCGGGGCCGTCGCGCTGGCGGTCGTGGGCTGGCTGGTCTACCTGCTCGTGGTCAACCCCCACCTGAACTGGGGCAAGGTCGCCGAGTACCTGTTCAACGGCCGCATCCTCGACGGGGTCTGGGTCACCATCGAGATCTCGGTGCTGGCGACCGTGCTCGGGCTGGTGCTCGGCGTGCTGATCGCCATCATGCGGCTGTCGCACAACCCGGTGCTGAGCAAGCTGGCCACGTTCTACATCTGGTTCTTCCGCGGCACGCCGGTGCTCGTGCAGCTCATCTTCTGGTACAACCTCGCCTTCCTGTTCCCGGAACTGGTGCTCAAGATCCCGTTCACCAGCATCGGCCTCAAATGGGACACCAACGAGGTGATGACCGGCTTCACCTCGGCCATGCTGGGGCTCGGGCTGAACCTCGCGGCCTACTTCGCCGAGACCGTGCGCGCCGGCATCCAGGCCGTCGACCACGGCCAGACCGAGGCGGCGTACGCGCTGGGCATGACCCCGGCCAAGAGGATGCGGGTGATCGTGCTGCCGCAGGCGCTGCGCATCATCATCCCGCCGACCGGCAACGAGTTCATCTCCATGCTGAAGACCACCTCGCTGGTCTACGTGGTGGCCGGGCACGACCTGATGACCAACGCCAGCCAGATCTACAAGGCCAACAATCTGATCATGGAGCTGCTGATCGTGGCCAGCCTGTGGTACATGCTCATGACCGCCGTGGCCACCTTCCTGCAGAGCAGGCTGGAACGCCGCTTCGGCGCCGAGGCCGTACGGCTGGTCCGCGGCGGCGGCCTGGCCGCCAGGTTCATGCCGAAGGTGGCCGCGTGA